The segment ggATCCCTGCCTCTAGATTAGCTAGCCCACCTTTTCTCTGATGCTTGTTAGATCCTACCATCCCAAGCTAGACCAGGTCTCCATCAGACTCCCCCAAGAATTACGGTGCTGGAGCATCCCCTCTCCCAGGTTTGAATAAGACTCATTCTGCCTCTCCCAGTCCAGGTCCTTACCTGACGGCTCTGCAGGGACTTGCAGGCTGACAGGAACTCCTGGGTCCGATCCCGGCAGGACATGGTGTCGGGAGGGGGAGGGACCAGGGCCACTGGGGGGGGCAGAGGGGCGATGTCGCTGCTGCTACTGCCAGCAGTTGCAGGGGACAGGACCTGTGTCTTTGACAGACCCAGGTAGACACCCTGATCCGTGTTCTTAGATCCGTAGCGTTTCCGCGGGATCATTGAGACGCATAACCTCGGACTGTGGTGGAGGGGAGAGTGTCATTCCCCAGGCAGCCTCCTTCTCCACCAATCCCCCGCCCCAACCAGCAGTTCTTCGGGGCCCCTCCGCACTTGGCACGGAGTTTCGAGCCCGAAGCCACCCGCAGATCCTAGGACCGGCCCGCAGCTGACAGGATCCTGCTGCTTCTGCGGCCCAAGCTGTCCCCCTCCTCAGACTCTTCTTCCAACTTGGTTCCGGCAGCCACAGCGCGGGCCGGGGCCCTGAAGTAGCGGCAGGGCCAGAGCCAGGTCCTGTGGCCCTGAGGCTCCAGCCCGTCCCTTGCAACTGCCCCAGGCCCTAACTGGGCTCTCTCGTATCCACGGGTTCCTCCGACTCCTCAGGGAGAAACGGTGACGGACCACCTCAGAGGGACACACGTCGGTGGGCGGAGGGGGGAATCTCTAGGTGTTTATTTGAAGCAGGAAGTCCCACCCTCGCCTCGCCCAAGTCCCACCTTCTGGAAGTCTGCAAACACTGATTAGCTAACGCCGACGTCCTTCTTAAAGGGGCTTTTCTGATTGGACAGCGAGGTATTCGCTCACTCCGAGCCGGGCCGGCAGGACTTGCCCGCTTGTCCCTGGTTCCCTTCCCCCCGCCCGGCGCCGTCCCCGGAAAGAACGGCCCAGAGCAGGCACGGCAGCCAGACCCTACCGAGTCCTACCTCCTTTCTGCCGCCTGCCGCCGCCGCCACTGCTATAATCTCCCAGACCGTCACCGCCTCCTCCCCCTGGAGTCCAAGCCGCCGAAACCCGACCAAAGCCTGGAAGCCGCCACGTCACCCACACGTAACCCCACCCCCGATGACGGGAAGGCGGTGCCACGCCTCTTCGAGCTCGGCATCCCGAGAGACACGCCCCTCCACCAAAACGCAGGTGTTAATTCGCCCTCCCATTGGCTAGGCTACCCCTGTGGCCCCGCCCTCAAGGAACTAGAGCCGGGGGCCCAGGGGACTGGCCAACCTCAGGGATGGAGCCTTAAAGAGCCCGCGACCCTGGTGGTGCCCGCGCTCTACGTGCCCAAAGCCGAGGCACAAGCGCATAGGCAGGTACACGTTAGAAACTTTATTCTCTGAAGGCTGGGGAGGAGTGAGAACAGGGCTGGAGTCACCCCTTCTCCGGCTCCTCCTGGATCCTCTCCTGATCGCACTCCTGGATCCTACTCGCCGGCTTTGGATTCTGGACTGCCTGCCTCTTGGTTGACCGAGAGGAACCCCGACGGCTGAACATGGATAGCCGCCGCCACAGCACAGTGATCAAAAGACTTTCGTTCGACCTGCGATCTCGTTGCTCCACCGACTCCGCATCAGTGCCTGAGAGGATGCGAGGCCGCTGAGTTCTACTCTCCCCAGTCCAacctcctggtggtccagtcccCACTCCCAGCTCCCTGGGCCCCCTGGTGTGTCTCTGGTCCCACCTTCTGACCCGGCCTCCTTGGCCTGCTCATCCGAAGTCTGAAAGTCCTTATCTTGGCAGCAGCCCATGGCCCCGCATGCGGCCCTGCACTCGGTGCCACCCACGCCAGCCGGCAGGTTCCCGGCCCTGCTTTTGTGACGTCAGATacccccaccaccccagctcAGGGAGCCGCCACCACTCTCTCCCCATCACAAAAGGCTCAAGGTCATGGTACGTTTTAAGCTGTTTATTTACAAAGTGAGCACAAGCTCTTCAGGAGCTGGTGGACCCAGGCCGTTTCTTCTTTCTCCGTCTGGCTTGGAGAGCGCCTTGGGTCTGCTCCCAATCGGGGAGCTTCCGCTTGGCAGCTGCCTCCAAGGACGCCCAAAGTTCAtctgtctctgtgtcttctgAGGGCACCTTGTTGGGCTCCTGAGGCTCTTGCGGTTCATCCTGGTGAGTGGGAGAAGCCCTCAGGAGTCAGAGGTACAATAACAGACCCACAGGGAGGAGAATCATTCCTCCAGGCACCACCCCTTGTTTCCTGCTCCTAAAAACCATGCCCATCCAtgctcttggacttccctggtggctcagctggtaaagaatctgcctgcaatgcgggagacctaggttcaatccctgggttaggaagatcccctggaaaagggaatggctacccactccagtattctggcttggagaattccatggacagaggagcctggtgggctacagtccatggggtcacaaagagtcacatatgactgaacgtctttcacttcacttcatccatGCTCCTATGTTACCCTTGGCAATGACCCTGTCAGGACTATACCCAGCAGGTGGATGGACAGTCTCAGGTCTAAGTTCCAGAtgcctcccttccctcttcacAGAGATATCCTCACACCTGTACCATTAGCTCCCACATTCCCAGACCCAAGAGCTTACCTCCCAGTTATCCCTGCCTGACAGGAGGAGGCAGTTCAATTGAGATTTGAGATAAACCTGCAAGAGATGAGGAACCTTAAGGGGCCAAGTCTGCTGAAACAGAAACAagaatgggggagggaggagggcacaAGAGGCAGGAACGAATGGTTTCTCACCTTATGTTCCAGGCCCCGTGGATTCCGGATCCTGTGTATCCTCAAGACTCTGTCCAAACCACAGGAGGCTAGTAGGGGCTTTGAAGGGTGGCACTGCAACCCTCGGACGCTGCCTGCCAGTCCCTTTAGACAGCCCAGCAGGCGCCCTGGAAAAAGGGGGCAGGTATCAGTGCTAACTGGTCAGCCAACaaccatttattgagtgttttctaTTCAAATCACTTTCTTTCAACATTTAATCCTTGTTTAACATAATGCTGACATGGCAGTTACCATTAACATCTCCATTTTTCagtgaagaaactaaggcacagggAATTGACaaagtaatttgtccaaggtcacacagcttttgGCAGAACctggattgaacctggttctggCACCTGAAAGAGGGCTCAGCAGCTCTACCGCCCCTTGTGAGAGGGGAATcctgcccttcctccccacctctgcctcccCGCAAGGCTCCCTGGTCTCCTCACCTTGCCGAAGGTCAATTTCTGCCAGCTGCCCATGAGTATTCCCCACAATTACTGAACTGAGGAGGAGACCAGAGAGACACACATGGGGTTGGTCAGCAGGAACCCCCTGGAGTCCTCCCCAAGCCCCACTTTGCCCTCTACACACTCACTTGCCCTCAGGAGTGAGGGTCACGGCTGTCAGCGGGTACTCTCCGTAGGTGGCCTCGAGGACTGGCCTGCGCTGAGGGGAGGCTGGATCATAGACACGGACCTGGGAGAAGACTGAGGCATCACAACAGCGCCTTTACTCTGCACAGCCCCCTGACGCCTCCACATCTTCACTTCCCctcatttattgttgtttagtcgctaagttgtttccaactcttctgtgaccccatggactgtagcccaccaggctcctctgtccatgggattcccaggcaagaatactggaatgggttgccgtttccttcttcaggggatcttcccaacccagggattgaacccgagcctcctgcattggcaggcagattctttacca is part of the Bos javanicus breed banteng chromosome 29, ARS-OSU_banteng_1.0, whole genome shotgun sequence genome and harbors:
- the TEX54 gene encoding testis-expressed protein 54, with the translated sequence MGCCQDKDFQTSDEQAKEAGSEGTDAESVEQRDRRSNESLLITVLWRRLSMFSRRGSSRSTKRQAVQNPKPASRIQECDQERIQEEPEKG